TGGCCCTCAGGCACGGTATCCCGGTTTTTCAGCCGCAGAAACTGCGCGACCCTGAAGCCGTCGCCGAGCTGCAGCAGCTTGATCCCGATTTGATTGTCGTCGTCGCCTATGGCCAGATCCTGCCGCAGAGTGTTCTCGATATTCCCCGTTTCGGTTGTATCAATGTTCACGCTTCGCTACTGCCGAAGTTCCGCGGAGCCGCTCCGATCAACAAGGCGATTATAGATGGTGAGAAAGTGACCGGAATAACCACCATGCTGATGGATGCCGGCCTTGACACCGGCGATATGCTGGTCAGGAAATCACTTGAAATTGGACCGGACGAAACCGCCGGTGAACTGCATGATCGGCTGGCCCTCCTTGGCCGTGAAACCATGCTTGAAACCCTGCAGCAGGTTCTTGACGGCACGCTCTCGCCGCAACAGCAGAATGATGATGAAAGCAGTTACGCTCCGATGATGAAAAAGGAAGACGGCCGGATCGACTGGTCGCTTTCGGCGCAAGAAGTTCATGATCGGGTCCGGGGTCTGGCCCCGTGGCCGGGAGCCTTTACCCGGCTCGACGGAGAGGTGCTGAAAATAGCGCAAACGCAGGTTGTCGATGGGGCCGGTGACGCCGGGACCGTTGTTGCTGCCAGCGCCGATGGGGTCGACGTCGCCTGCTGCGACGGCGTGATCCGGATCGGCGCATTGCAGCTGCCGGGCAAAAAAATGCTGTCGGCGGCTGATTTTCTGCGTGGCTGCCAGCTCGAAAAAGGTCAAATACTGGAATAGGTCATGACCGAATCCCCACTGACAGACACCGGGATCGCCGCACCACGCAAGCGGATTTTTATCGGGCTTCTGACCGCCGTCTGCGGTGTTGTTCTGGGGCTCGCCTTGTTGCTCTGGTGGGTTCCGAGTGTCGGCCTGGTCAATATTCATCCGGTTCTTCCGATCATTTCCGGAACCATCCTGGCGCTACTCGCTTTCTTTATCGTTGGCGGCCTCGGCATGCTGGTGCTGACCCTGTTGACCGGCCGTGATCTCTTCCTGTCACAGCGCCTGCGCAAGCTGGTTATCCGCTACCTGTTCCCGGGACTCATTTCGATCGGTCGGGTCGTCGGAATCGACAGGGACACCTTACAGCAATCATTTATTGCCCTCAATAACCAGCTGGTCAGGGCCAAGAGGCTCCGGGTTCCGCCCGAAAAGGCCCTGATCCTGCTGCCGCACTGTATTCAGCTGTTCGATTGCGATATCAAGATCACCGGCGACGTCGGGCGCTGTGTGCAGTGCGGCAAATGCGACATCTCCGGACTGTCCGAGGCGGCCGGCAAGCGCGGCATCGATATTGCCGTTGCCACCGGCGGCACCCTGGCGCGCAAGATTATTGTCGAGCGCCGTCCGAAGTTCATCCTCGCGGTCGCCTGCGAGCGCGATCTGACCTCCGGTATCCGTGATTCTTACCCGTTGCCGGTTATCGGGGTATTGAACCATCGCCCGAACGGGCCCTGCTTCAATACCAATATCATCATGGATGAAGTCGAAAATGTCCTTGATGAATTCATCCTGCCGACATCTTGATTTTCGCAAACTGCAGATTAGATTGATAACAAGGCCGGATGAGCCGGTCAAATAATCATTAAATTGAAGGATTAATAATGAACACCGTAAGAACCGTTCTTCTGATGACAGTATTGACCCTGGTCCTGGTTTTTGCCGGCGGCGCCCTCGGCGGCCAGAGCGGGGCGTTGATCGCCCTGATCTTTGCCGGAGTGATGAACCTCGGCAGCTACTGGTTCTCCGACAAGATCGTTGTCAAGATGTACCGTGGCCAGGAAGTCAACAGCGGCGTGCTCTATGACGTGGTCGCCGAGCTCTGCCAGCGCAATAATATGACCATGCCGAAGGTTTATACTCTGCCGCAGGAGACACCGAATGCCTTTGCCACCGGACGCAATCCGCAGCACGCTGTAGTTGCCGCAACCGATGGCCTGATGCGAATCCTTTCCCGCGAGGAGTTGATGGGAGTCATGGCTCACGAGCTGAGCCATGTCCGGCACCGCGACATCCTGATCGGCTCGATCGCCGCTACGGTGGCCGGTGCCATTTCCTATCTCGCCCACATGGCCCAGTGGGCCATGATCTTTGGCGGTCGCGATG
This portion of the Desulfuromonas sp. genome encodes:
- a CDS encoding methionyl-tRNA formyltransferase is translated as MGTPEFAVGTLEGLLGAGVDLVGVYTQPDRPKGRGRKMTPPPVKELALRHGIPVFQPQKLRDPEAVAELQQLDPDLIVVVAYGQILPQSVLDIPRFGCINVHASLLPKFRGAAPINKAIIDGEKVTGITTMLMDAGLDTGDMLVRKSLEIGPDETAGELHDRLALLGRETMLETLQQVLDGTLSPQQQNDDESSYAPMMKKEDGRIDWSLSAQEVHDRVRGLAPWPGAFTRLDGEVLKIAQTQVVDGAGDAGTVVAASADGVDVACCDGVIRIGALQLPGKKMLSAADFLRGCQLEKGQILE
- a CDS encoding protease HtpX, which codes for MNTVRTVLLMTVLTLVLVFAGGALGGQSGALIALIFAGVMNLGSYWFSDKIVVKMYRGQEVNSGVLYDVVAELCQRNNMTMPKVYTLPQETPNAFATGRNPQHAVVAATDGLMRILSREELMGVMAHELSHVRHRDILIGSIAATVAGAISYLAHMAQWAMIFGGRDDEDSNPLAMIATMILAPIAAMLVQMAISRSREYLADQGGARMCGNPMYLANALRKLEMANSQAPMQKVNEATAHMFIVNPLRGGGMRALFSTHP